A genomic window from Malassezia vespertilionis chromosome 6, complete sequence includes:
- the ctr4 gene encoding copper transporter complex subunit Ctr4 (TransMembrane:3 (o57-74i151-170o176-193i); COG:U; EggNog:ENOG503P3B6) encodes MNHDMSGMGGMGGMGGSGMDGDKKPGCKMNMEMLFNWDVMNTCFLTPSWHITDSGKFGGTCVGIFFWVMLTEMIRRFAREYDRYIVASATTRLAQQLDGNPSIVDSYVNQSRSLEKDAVPISSQSGPNERGLLRGIDPWPIRLRPTLLQQIIRSLLYGVQFTSAYLIMMIAMSFNAYVFICIMLGAFFGYLLSSWDTLGTFSLNSSAESTAPCHPGGPSAAPIINIRSAYSTGAAPRVNLEQKLPLTQDIHVVES; translated from the coding sequence ATGAATCACGATATGAgtggcatgggcggcatgggcggcatgggcggcagcggcatggACGGCGACAAAAAGCCCGGCTGCAAGATGAACATGGAAATGCTGTTCAACTGGGATGTCATGAACACATGTTTTCTGACTCCTTCTTGGCATATTACCGACTCTGGCAAGTTTGGCGGCACCTGTGTGGGTATCTTTTTCTGGGTGATGCTCACGGAGATGATCCGTCGCTTTGCGCGTGAGTACGACCGGTACATTGTCGCATCTGCTACGACAaggctcgcgcagcagctggacgGGAACCCTAGTATAGTTGACAGCTATGTCAACCAAAGTCGGTCTTTGGAAAAAGATGCTGTACCAATCTCTTCGCAGAGCGGGCCAAATGAGCGCGGTCTGCTTCGCGGCATCGATCCTTGGCCGATTCGTCTCCGTCCCACCCTGCTCCAGCAGATCATTCGTTCCTTGTTGTATGGCGTCCAATTCACAAGCGCGTACTTGATAATGATGATTGCAATGTCGTTCAATGCGTACGTCTTTATATGTATCATGCTCGGTGCCTTCTTTGGCTACTTGCTCTCTTCCTGGGACACGCTCGGCACTTTTTCCCTCAATTCTAGCGCAGagagcacggcgccgtgcCACCCTGGCGGCCCttccgctgcgcccatAATCAACATACGGAGCGCCTACAGcacaggcgccgcgccgcgcgtcaACCTCGAGCAGAAGTTGCCGCTCACGCAGGATATACACGTTGTAGAATCCTAG
- a CDS encoding uncharacterized protein (EggNog:ENOG503NY0E; COG:S), whose amino-acid sequence MRSDVLTKGKNTPRFSRAARIVSHRAVKSAMSPNEQAGWSILPRSDAIVTCVEDPQFMDALCHFDASPSAARMGFLKVLLRKCNIRELSHLDTLIVPELKVDFLQRLPIEVALHILRYLDEPYTLTRAAMVSHGWSRICKDESVWAHMCVVYHFNTQAKLQWMLTNLLPSADETVHDAKAAPLLRRRRSQFFHGQDAMDVDESERMWLCARTVHETISLHDYFRTAFITESNWYRGGRLLTQYESLDPTDLDADPNMHLALTSCAMDANWVVVGSTNKVVYVFSARTGQLVRTLAGHESGVWCLMLIQGEQLPPPDAMGSGIASKDGLMRVYQDTRPCARLALQGAAHGGLLLMDAAHATHASGMDAPLAHTRGWGRSETLLISAGTDRGLRVWNVHTGECVQILRGHTSTIRCIQVLPRRPLAVSGSRDGTLRVWDLERGTLLRALVGHRNSVRCMDTHGNRVASGSYDFTCRVWDVDTGQCLHVLKGHQMQIYAVAFDGKHVVTGSSDSTVRVWNAETGANMAIFQGYTHVVAQLQLHKGFLASGSGDGRVIVFSLETFECLYRLCAHDSSVSTLQMNDDFLVTGGADGLVKLWDARSGRFLRQLCEPCDAVWSVRFMEDKCVILCKRNGKCSVEITSFLPLQHAT is encoded by the exons ATGCGGAGTGATGTGCTGACTAAAGGAAAgaacacgccgcgcttttctcgcgccgcgcgcattgtctCGCATCGCGCGGTAAAGAGCGCGATGAGCCCAAACGAGCAAGCGGGATGGTCCATCCTTCCGCGCTCCGATGCAATAGTGACGTGTGTGGAAGATCCACAATTCATGGACGCACTGTGCCATTTTGACGCGTCGccctcggcggcgcgcatgggATTCCTCAAAGTGCtcctgcgcaagtgcaatATCCGCGAGCTCTCCCACCTCGATACGCTGATCGTGCCAGAGCTCAAGGTCGATTTTCTCCAGCGCCTCCCGATCGAGGTGGCACTGCACATTTTGCGATACCTGGACGAGCCATACACGCTCACCCGAGCTGCCATGGTGAGCCACGGCTGGAGTCGGATATGCAAAGACGAGAGCGTTTGGGCGCACATGTGTGTGGTGTACCACTTTAATACCCAGGCGAAACTGCAGTGGATGCTGACCAACCTTCTGCCTAGCGCCGACGAAACTGTGCACGACGCcaaagccgcgccgctcttgcgccggcgccgctcTCAATTTTTCCATGGGCAGGATGCGATGGACGTGGACGAGAGCGAGCGGATGTGGCTGTGTGCACGTACAGTACACGAGACCATCTCTTTGCATGACTATTTCCGCACGGCATTTATCACAGAGAGCAATTGGTACCGCGGCGGCAGACTGCTCACACAATACGAGTCGCTGGACCCGACCGACTTGGACGCCGACCCTAACATGCACTTGGCGCTCACATCCTGCGCAATGGACGCCAATTGGGTCGTGGTTGGATCGACTAACAAGGTGGTCTACGTCTTCTCCGCACGTACCGGACAGCTCGTCCGTACCCTCGCTGGTCACGAAAGCGGCGTGTGGTGTTTGATGCTGATCCaaggcgagcagctgccgcCTCCCGATGCAATGGGCAGCGGGATCGCATCCAAGGACGGGCTGATGCGTGTATACCAAGACACGCGCccttgcgcgcgtttggcgctccagggcgccgcgcacggtgGACTTTTGCTGatggacgctgcgcatgcgACACATGCGAGCGGAatggatgcgccgcttgcacaCACACGCGGCTGGGGCCGCTCAGAAACGCTTTTGATCAGCGCCGGGACAGACAGGGGGCTGCGTGTGTGGAACGTGCACACGGGCGAGTGCGTGCAAATCTTGCGCGGGCATACGTCGACCATCCGGTGCATTCAAGtcttgccgcggcgcccgcTCGCGGTGTCGGGCTCGCGCGATGGGACGCTGCGTGTGTGGGATttggagcgcggcacgctgctgcgcgcgctggtcgGGCATCGCAATTCGGTGCGGTGCATGGACACGCATGGGAATAGAGTTGCGAGCGGCAGCTACGATTTTACGTGCCGCGTATGGGACGTGGATACGGGCCAGTGCCTGCACGTTCTAAAAGGGCACCAGATGCAGATTTACGCAGTTGCATTTGACGGCAAGCACGTCGTGACGGGTAGCAGCGACTCGACTGTGCGCGTGTGGAATGCGGAGACGGGCGCGAACATGGCCATCTTCCAAGGATATACCCacgtcgttgcgcagcttcAGCTCCACAAAGGCTTCCTCGCGTCGGGCAGTGGAGACGGGCGTGTGATTGTCTTTTCACTGGAGACGTTCGAGTGTTTGTACAGGCTGTGTGCGCACGACAGCAGCGTATCGACGCTACAGATGAACGACGATTTCCTCGTcacgggcggcgccgacggccTTGTGAAGCTGTGggatgcgcgcagcgggcgcTTTTTGCGGCAGCTGTGCGAGCCGTGCGATGCGGTATGGTCTGTGCGGTTTATGGAGGACAAATG TGTAATTCTATGTAAACGCAACGGGAAATGCTCGGTGGAGATCACTTCcttcttgccgctgcagcacgccacGTAG
- a CDS encoding uncharacterized protein (EggNog:ENOG503NV1Y; COG:O), with protein sequence MAEAGAVASETAKQRGNGLFKQAKYREAIHAYTEAFVLDDTNASLLLNRCAAHMALSAFQDGLADCRKAASLQGTPVPSKTLIRMAKCFIGLGELDAARHALQPAVDDVEALEHAQAKDMVTQINTIAKHLATCESYAQAGDWTLALIALDQVQNSAKLTDTTSPAAWRILRAHLYLQRGQIPQAHAIAMSLYRADSSSTDALLLSARVLFANNDMQKAVTQAQAVLRNDPDRTDAKQFLRKLKALLSLKDEATSAFKRGAIDEAVAKYKEILHLADQDAGRDNPKKFKAMIFSNLAIMESKNGSWKEAVEHCTTALTLDPSYAKPLRTRARVYQEMEEYESAVRDFKQAVEESIGAPEADSLRRELRRAELYLKRSKEKDYYKILQVSRTASDAEIKKAFRKESLKHHPDKGGDEEKFKLCNEAYKVLSDDTQRRRYDAGVDLDGGGGMGGGMGGGVNLADLFAGGGGFGNFDMGDGGHYARGYPGFTFG encoded by the coding sequence ATGGCCGAGGCAGGCGCTGTGGCCTCGGAAACGGCGAAACAGCGCGGAAACGGGCTGTTCAAGCAAGCCAAGTACCGCGAGGCGATTCATGCATATACAGAGGCTTTTGTGCTCGATGATACAAATGCCTCTTTGCTCCTGAaccgctgcgcagcgcacatgGCGTTGAGTGCGTTCCAAGACGGGCTTGCAGACTGCCGTAaagctgcatcgctgcaaggcacgccggTGCCTTCAAAGACATTGATTCGTATGGCAAAATGCTTTATTGGTCTGGGGGAgctggatgctgcgcggcatgcactGCAACCTGCCGTGGACGATGTTGAGGCTTTGGAACATGCACAAGCGAAGGATATGGTGACGCAAATCAACACGATTGCCAAGCACCTCGCCACTTGCGAGTCTTACGCTCAAGCTGGCGACTGGACACTTGCCTTGATTGCCCTGGATCAGGTGCAGAATAGCGCAAAGCTTACCGATACCACGAGTCCTGCTGCATGGcgtattttgcgcgcgcatttgtacctgcagcgcggccagatcccgcaagcgcacgcgATCGCGATGAGTTTGTACCGCGCAGACTCAAGCAGCACCGATGCGCTTCTGCTCAGCGCGCGTGTTCTATTTGCCAACAATGATATGCAAAAGGCAGTGACGCAGGCCCaggccgtgctgcgcaacgaccCCGACCGCACGGATGCGAAGCagtttttgcgcaagctcaaAGCGCTCTTGTCCCTGAAAGATGAGGCTACCAGCGCGTTTAAGCGAGGGGCTATCGACGAGGCCGTGGCCAAGTACAAGGAGATTCTGCATCTCGCGGACCAGGACGCGGGGCGCGACAACCCCAAAAAGTTCAAGGCGATGATTTTCTCGAACCTTGCCATTATGGAATCCAAGAATGGTAGCTGGAAAGAAGCCGTAGAGCACTGCACGACTGCACTTACGCTCGACCCCAGCTATGCcaagccgctgcgcacgcgtgcgcgcgtATACCAAGAAATGGAAGAGTACGagagcgccgtgcgcgatttCAAGCAGGCCGTTGAAGAGAGTATCGGCGCACCTGAGGCCgactcgctgcgccgcgagctgcgccggGCCGAGCTGTACCTCAAGCGGAGCAAGGAAAAGGACTACTACAAGATCTTGCAAGTATCACGCACGGCATCCGACGCCGAGATCAAAAAAGCCTTCCGCAAAGAATCGCTCAAGCACCACCCCGACAAGGGCGGCGACGAGGAAAAATTCAAGCTGTGCAACGAGGCGTACAAGGTGCTCAGCGATGACActcagcgccgccgatACGATGCTGGCGTCGATCtggacggcggcggcggcatgggcggcggtatgggcggcggcgtaaATCTTGCCGACCTCtttgccggcggcggcggctttGGCAATTTCGATATGGGCGACGGTGGCCACTATGCGCGCGGCTACCCCGGCTTTACGTTTGGATAG
- the PUS1 gene encoding tRNA pseudouridine(38-40) synthase (EggNog:ENOG503NVYM; COG:J): MDHAAEECAPPHEAHDKRRAAEEHKDTRAPKVARTEGEAPSGRLAKRKVAIFFGYCGSGYSGLQVNPGVRTIEGDIFDAFCRAGAVSVENAVNPNKVQLQRSARTDRGVHAAGNLLTLKLMLEPPELPEGLTLTEYVNTLLPPQVRIWGMRRVQNAFNARTSCDSRLYEYLLPTYVFLPPKPFSAMWKMLRRVNYGSEQCPLNKDRAPLFPWQDPLLENDAMLNHPFWRALEYENEFSEDVKAKRAWRMPEHDLQRVRAVFNEFTGSHNFHNYTVGKEFRDRSAYRVMKRLSVSDPTMIDSTEWISIKFHGQSFMLHQIRKMIGMLVLLSRTNVPHSFVAQTFGPARIHVPKAPGLGLLLVEPHFGGYNIKVRNNNERIDRMIAQRTAAKGQENAKPVPKDAESEKRVQVDYAEYQEQMAAFKQTFIYDQIHRTEEDTSEFAKWLNYLDVFVGPDFAYLNPHGTIPQEAILRVGEQRRAPGGQPKAVPSDDDDDEGDDQELEG; the protein is encoded by the coding sequence ATGGACCACGCTGCAGAAgaatgcgcgccgccgcatgAGGCGCACGacaaaaggcgcgccgccgaggaGCACAAAGATACGCGCGCACCTAAAGTCGCGCGCACCGAGGGCGAAGCGCCGAGCGGACGACtcgccaagcgcaaagTTGCGATTTTTTTTGGCTACTGCGGCTCCGGCTACTCGGGTCTGCAGGTCAACCCCGGCGTACGCACTATCGAGGGCGATATTTTCGATGCATTTTGCCGCGCAGGTGCAGTGAGTGTGGAAAATGCAGTCAACCCAAACAAGGTTCAACTCCAACGATCCGCACGCACCGACCGAggcgtgcacgcagcggGCAACTTGCTCACGCTGAAACTCATGCTCGAGCCGCCCGAGCTTCCTGAAGGATTGACGCTGACCGAGTACGTCAACACGCTGCTTCCCCCGCAGGTGCGTATATGgggcatgcgccgcgtccagAATGCGTtcaatgcgcgcacgagcTGCGATTCGCGCTTGTACGAGTATCTGCTCCCGACCTACGTCTTCCTTCCCCCCAAGCCATTCAGTGCCATGTGGAAAATGCTGCGTAGAGTAAATTATGGATCAGAGCAATGCCCACTAAACAAGGACAGGGCACCGCTTTTTCCTTGGCAAGACCCACTGCTGGAAAACGACGCGATGCTAAACCACCCATTCTGGCGCGCACTCGAATACGAAAACGAGTTTTCCGAGGATGTCaaggcgaagcgcgcgtggcGGATGCCAGAACATGacctgcagcgcgtgcgtgccgTGTTCAACGAGTTTACCGGCTCGCACAACTTCCACAACTACACGGTCGGTAAAGAGTTCCGCGATCGGAGTGCGTACCGCGTGATGAAACGGCTCAGTGTATCGGACCCCACAATGATCGACAGCACCGAATGGATCTCGATCAAGTTCCACGGCCAGTCGTTTATGCTGCATCAGATTCGGAAAATGATCGGAATGCTCGTCCTGCTCTCTCGTACCAATGTGCCGCACTCGTTTGTCGCACAAACGTTTGGCCCCGCACGCATCCATGTGCCCAAAGCGCCCGGGTTGGGCCTCTTGCTTGTCGAGCCGCACTTTGGGGGGTATAATATCAAGGTCAGGAACAATAATGAGCGGATCGACCGCATgattgcgcagcgcactgcgGCGAAGGGCCAGGAGAACGCCAAGCCCGTGCCAAAAGACGCAGAGAGTGAAAAGCGGGTTCAGGTAGACTATGCCGAGTACCAGGAGCAGATGGCCGCTTTTAAACAAACCTTTATTTACGACCAGATCCACCGCACCGAGGAAGACACGTCCGAGTTTGCCAAGTGGCTCAATTATTTAGACGTGTTTGTCGGGCCTGACTTTGCATACCTCAACCCGCACGGCACCATTCCCCAAGAAGCAATCCTGCGTGTGGGCGAGCAGCGACGGGCGCCAGGCGGGCAGCCCAAGGCGGTGCCGTcagacgacgacgatgacgaAGGAGACGACCAGGAGCTCGAGGGATAG
- the RTF1 gene encoding RNA polymerase-associated protein rtf1 (EggNog:ENOG503NU0X; COG:K; BUSCO:EOG09264XOZ), with protein MSEDGLDEELIALVDEGASSPPSRGALHQASRSGRPAPQLDDSSDDEGDAVETYPLEGIYKHEEDREWLLGMNELDREEVLAQRRDAISKRHQQAQLAAMVRSQQAAAGKSRQSKSSDVDRAKRHKRSHEDARKELEDLDDPFAESEDDVFRESDSEEEAPVSTKAAKLSELRKKRTERQRRRAPSDDDEPRRKTRRSRARSDSDSAYGSDSDYEARTFVRHSRTSEHPVLLAASDEPPSLELLNAIKLGRDQLERLVFMPNARDRIRGCFVRCSWGMREKPQGGKEPIYRVHQITDVQEREKCYDVSNDGSGRYFNTYLTFRWNGKDHTVDLRPISTQPISDSERARWVAAQNGNRVKFPEVWAVQDKQRQLEETLSASLTEEDVKAMVLKKRALRSAAEASGAQRPRSAPSPVSNVRYDEHAMAQINERNRREDRERIQGAERRAQQLKRAASKAKETVPRPDAAAAVSSALADAPSGTAVVANIDIDLGDF; from the coding sequence ATGTCGGAAGATGGGCTCGATGAGGAGCTTATTGCGCTGGTAGATGAAGGTGCGTCGAGTccgccgtcgcgcggcgcgttgcATCAAGCTTCGAGGTCTGGGAGACCTGCCCCCCAACTGGACGACTCGAGCGATGACGAAGGCGACGCAGTAGAGACGTATCCACTCGAAGGGATCTACAAGCATGAAGAGGATCGCGAGTGGCTCCTCGGCATGAACGAGCTGGACCGTGAAGaggtgcttgcacagcgtcggGATGCCATATCGAAGCGGCACCAGCAGGCCCAGCTGGCCGCAATGGTGCGCTCGCAACAGGCCGCGGCTGGGAAATCGCGCCAGTCCAAGTCGAGCGATGTTGATCGCGccaagcggcacaagcgctcgcacgaggacgcgcgcaaagagcttgAGGATTTGGATGACCCGTTTGCCGAGTCAGAAGACGACGTTTTTCGCGAGTCCGACTCGGAGGAAGAGGCGCCCGTCTCGACCAAAGCCGCAAAGCTCtccgagctgcgcaaaaagcgcacagagcgccagcgccgacgtgcgccgagcgacgacgatgagCCCCGGAGAAAGACCcggcgcagccgcgcgcgcagtgacTCGGACTCTGCATACGGTTCCGATTCCGACTACGAGGCACGCACCTTTGTGCGTCACAGCCGCACTAGCGAGCACCCCGTATTGCTCGCTGCATCTGACGAGCCGCCCTCCCTGGAGCTGTTGAATGCGATCAAACTTGGTCGGGATCagctggagcgcctcgtgtTTATgcccaatgcgcgcgaccGGATCCGTGGCTGCTTTGTCCGCTGCTCTTGGGGAATGCGCGAAAAACCACAAGGCGGGAAAGAGCCTATATACCGAGTCCACCAAATCACAGATGTACAGGAGCGTGAGAAGTGCTATGATGTGAGCAACGACGGTTCAGGCCGGTACTTTAACACCTACCTCACCTTCCGGTGGAACGGCAAGGACCACACGGTCGATTTGCGACCGATCAGTACACAGCCCATCAGCGACtcggagcgcgcgcgatgggtCGCAGCGCAAAATGGAAACCGTGTCAAATTTCCCGAGGTATGGGCCGTGCAggacaagcagcgccagctcgAAGAGACGTTATCTGCGTCGCTTACGGAGGAGGATGTAAAGGCCATGGTGCTCAAAAAGCGTGCTCTGCGCTCCGCCGCAGAAGCGAGCGGTGCACAACGGCCGcgatccgcgccgtcgcccgTTTCCAACGTGCGCTACGACGAgcacgccatggcgcagaTCAACGAACGCAACCGCCGCGAGGACCGCGAGCGGATCCAAGGGGCCGAGCGCcgggcgcagcagctgaagcgcgccgcgtccaaaGCCAAGGAAACGGTGCCGCGCCCCGAtgcagccgccgccgttTCCTCTGCACTCGCCGACGCAccgagcggcacggcggTCGTGGCAAACATAGATATCGATTTGGGCGATTTCTAA
- the ARP2 gene encoding Arp2/3 complex subunit, actin nucleation center (EggNog:ENOG503NU86; BUSCO:EOG09262MEK; COG:Z) — MDDSRPIVVDNGTGFVKVGYAGSNFPDHVFPSIVGRPILRTEERDAISEQGVQIKDIMVGDEAEAVRTHLQVTQPMEHGIVRDFEDMRHVWNYTFDEKLRVDPRGRKVLLTEPPMNPKNNRAEMCRIMFEEYGFDGVYVAIQAVLTLYAQGLQTGVVVDSGDGVTHIVPVYEGYAMPHLTRRLDIAGRDVTRHLIKLLLLRGYAFNRTADFETVRQIKEKLCYVSYDLDLDKRLANDTTVLVESYTLPDGRVIKVGSERFEAPECLFQPHLVGLEQPGVSEMLFQTIQQAAVDVRPELYKHIVLSGGSSMYPGLPSRLEKEMKQLYLSRVLQGDGARLKNFKIRIEDPPRRKHMVFLGGAVLADIMKSRDAFWISREEWFEQGARALDRLGRNA; from the exons ATGGACGATTCACGGCCGATTGTGGTGGACAACGGCACAGgg TTTGTCAAAGTAGGGTACGCCGGCTCGAATTTCCCCGACCATGTCTTCCCCTCGATTGTCGGACGCCCGATTCTGCGCaccgaggagcgcgacgccatcTCGGAGCAAGGTGTGCAGATCAAGGACATAATGGTCGGCGACGAGGCAGAAGCGGTGCGCACTCATCTGCAGGTTACGCAGCCGATGGAGCATGGTATTGTGCGTGACTTTGAAGATATGCGCCATGTGTGGAACTACACGTTTGACGAAAAGTTGCGCGTCGACCCAAGAGGACGCAAGGTTTTGCTCACTGAGCCGCCGATGAATCCTAAAAATAACCGCGCAGAAATGTGCCGGATCATGTTTGAAGAGTACGGGTTCGATGGTGTCTATGTCGCGATCCAGGCAGTGCTTACGCTGTACGCCCAGGGTCTGCAGACGGGTGTCGTTGTGGACAGTGGCGACGGCGTTACGCACATTGTGCCTGTCTATGAGGGGTACGCAATGCCTCACCTTACGCGCCGCCTTGATATTGCAGGGCGCGACGTGACGCGGCACCTGATCAAGCTGCTGCTCTTGCGTGGGTATGCATTTAACCGTACTGCAGACTTTGAGACGGTGCGGCAGATCAAGGAGAAATTGTGCTATGTGAGCTATGATCTCGACTTGGACAAGCGGCTTGCCAATGACACGACTGTGCTGGTTGAGTCCTATACGCTTCCGGACGGCCGTGTGATCAAGGTGGGGTCGGAACGATTCGAGGCACCCGAGTGCCTCTTCCAGCCGCACTTGGTTGGGCTGGAGCAGCCCGGAGTGTCCGAGATGCTCTTTCAGACCATCCAGCAGGCTGCAGTTGATGTGCGTCCCGAGCTGTACAAGCACATCGTGCTCTCGGGTGGCTCGAGTATGTACCCTGGCCTGCCGAGCCGCTTGGAGAAGGAAATGAAGCAATTGTACCTCTCACGTGTCCTGCAAGGGGATGGTGCGCGTTTGAAAAACTTCAAGATCCGGATTGAGGACCCGCCTAGGCGAAAGCATATGGTGTTTTTGGGCGGTGCTGTCCTTGCGGATATTATGAAatcgcgcgacgcattcTGGATCAGCCGCGAAGAGTGGTtcgagcaaggcgcgcgtgctttggACAGACTCGGACGGAATGCATAG
- a CDS encoding uncharacterized protein (EggNog:ENOG503NW75; COG:S), protein MLQQVSRRVVQQVYAAEQHEGVNVIVRRALGNRELRNLSPFLMLDEFNVGEGSGFADHPHRGQTTVTYMLEGYMQHEDFAGHKGNIGPGDVQWMMVGKGIMHAEIPKHRDEKGNKLPSPHGLQLWIDLPPEAKKADPSYQEFVGANLPSATPRSDEPAEREGKGWHVKVVSGVSHGVKSPLKLPQNGGCYYMDVRLEPGGWIFQDIPHGWNAFVYGMDGQVKIGDSDKIFDAHNTLVLSNPALHSETTDEAKHVLSNTDGVRIENLSQDKHAHVFVIAGEPMTHEVVQYGPFVMSSRKEVYEAIEDFQNARNGFERAANWQSDIAKTLRH, encoded by the coding sequence ATGCTACAACAAGTCTCACGCCGAGTCGTACAACAAGTATACGCTGCTGAGCAGCACGAAGGTGTCAATGTCATTGTCCGtcgtgcgcttggcaaccgcgagctgcgcaacctGTCTCCCTTCCTCATGCTCGACGAGTTCAACGTCGGCGAGGGCTCTGGCTTTGCGGACCATCCCCACCGCGGCCAGACGACAGTGACCTACATGCTCGAAGGGTACATGCAGCACGAAGACTTTGCAGGGCACAAAGGCAACATTGGCCCCGGCGATGTCCAATGGATGATGGTCGGCAAGGGTATCATGCACGCCGAGATTCCCAAGCACCGCGACGAGAAGGGCAACAAGCTCCCTTCGCCGCACGGTCTCCAGCTCTGGATCGACTTGCCGCCAGAAGCGAAGAAGGCCGACCCGTCTTACCAAGAATTTGTCGGCGCGAATCTTCCGTCGGCTACCCCGCGTTCGGACGAGCCCGCTGAGCGCGAAGGCAAGGGCTGGCACGTCAAGGTTGTCTCTGGTGTGAGCCATGGCGTCAAGTCGCCGCTCAAGCTCCCGCAAAACGGCGGCTGCTACTATATGGACGTGCGCCTCGAGCCTGGAGGATGGATTTTCCAGGATATTCCGCACGGCTGGAACGCCTTTGTCTATGGCATGGACGGCCAAGTTAAGATTGGAGACTCGGACAAGATCTTTGATGCACACAACACGCTGGTTCTCTCGAACCCTGCACTGCATTCCGAGACAACCGACGAGGCCAAGCACGTTCTGAGCAACACCGATGGCGTCCGCATCGAGAACCTGAGCCAGGACAAGCACGCACACGTGTTTGTGATTGCCGGTGAACCCATGACGCACGAAGTCGTACAGTACGGTCCATTTGTGATGTCCTCGAGGAAAGAGGTGTACGAGGCCATTGAGGATTTCCAAAATGCACGCAACGGCTttgagcgcgcggcaaactgGCAGTCTGATATTGCCAAGACCCTGCGCCACTGA